The Episyrphus balteatus chromosome 3, idEpiBalt1.1, whole genome shotgun sequence genome segment AACGCTTGGGATTATCTTTACAACCTACTTCATGATCGAGTAAGATATTGTAAAATGATTAGGTATTGTAGATTTGCGAACGGTTGGAACTATAACGATTATGCGCCTTTATGGTGCTTGACATGCAATTAAGGTATAAGACGCCTGGTCATTTAATTCTATAATCAGTGTTAATCGTAGTGTCAATAAATTTGAGCATTGGGTAAGTTCAATAAACAAAGATTAGGTTCAAGCGAACTTCTGAGGTGGCATTTTTACTTGAGAAGTTCctcatttttcatttataatcCAAAACTTGAGGAAACACTTAAAACACTGATGGACGATGGTATAAAATATGACGAAGgacatttcaaacattttttttcggtgcagaGAACTAACTTCACGGCAACTAACCCTCACATGGGAATTAATTTCAACTCTAGTAGGTATAAATTTCACTCTTTTCTAATGAAGCTTCACTTGTTTGTGGAAAAAagaattcacttttgaagatgTAAGTTCCCACTGAAGATTCATGAAGGAGAGAAATAGGGtcaaatgcaaaaatatgaGCTTAGGTAAGCTCTTTTCTCACTTTTCTGAACTGAAATTGTTGAGTAAATTATAAGTTGTTTATAAAAAACTCTTGGCTTGGGCATTACTctgtgatataaaaaaaatggtagagCTGAAGTGCCGAAGATTCGATCTTGTCTACTTTGACTGCATATTTGCAATAGAAACAATGGATATTGTGGCTTTCTGGTCTCCTCGTTAATAATAAGCAAATAAACGTTTTGTTATACGCCGACGACATAGTTCTCCTTTCTGACTGCCCCAATACCCTACAAACGATAATCAATAGCTTCAGCAGATATTGCAACAATTGGAACCTAGCTCTTAACCTAGAAAAGTCtgaaatagtaattttttgGAATGGTGGTAGAAGAGCAGCAGCTGAAAAATGGTATTTCAACAATAGTGAGATAAAGATAACCAACCAATACAAATATCTTGGCGTTACTTTCTCCTACAACATGTCCTGGGATAATcactaaggcccatttgctcatacggatcataAATTTCTTAGCTAGGTCTGTTCTTAGTTTATTccaagttgctaaaaaatatttatgttaatcctagcaatgatttactttcatgcgagaaatcgctgagagCTTCAAATCAAATTGTCAAATCGACACAAACGtcagttaatttaaattatttttgaacaatttacggaaaataattcaagaaattttgttaTTCTGTCTATGTTTATTgcagaaaaaatgaatattAGTGAAAGCGGTGAAATAAATGGtgtttaattcaataaaaaacaaattattaatttgaaagatttatttttgtgtatgtatttgggtgtcattgtgtttgtttgtattgtgtgtgaaaattttgacagcaaaatgttaaaaaatgtatacgAATTTGTGCGGCAAATTGTACCATCTGCTACTAGTTAACACGTATAAAGTAAGTTAACCGTTCTTAAACTTATAATTATTGTTCACTTTACacccaaaatcatttttaaggggtgttttttttctttttttcgcagtTAAAATTGCTTAAGAAGAACATAAAACCCTTATGATCTACTATTTCCTCATCCTAAATAATGTTAAACTTAGTCAGATTTAGGGGTTACTtttaagttcgtgcaaaccggtATGTGAAACTTAGGCCTTTATgatttacttaaatatttaagactcgtttcagcaaatgggcctaaacaAATCGACTTATATCATCGAAAAACTCGATAAACTCGACATGGTCTAAATTTGTTAGGACCAAATTTGTTACTCACTGTGCTAAAAACAAGGTTTATCATGCAGCAACAAAGTCAATAATGCACTACTCTGCGCAAGTGTGGGGATACAAAGAACACATTCAAACTGCAAAACTTCAACGCTTTGGTCTGCCGGATAATACTCCTAACTATGCAATTCACATTGAAACTGGTCTCCTAAAGGCTTTCCTGAGCACATTAAAGATGCATCTGTCGTACATACGAAGAGTAATGTCAATGTCACGTAACCGCTTGCCACGTATCCTCTCTGAAGCTGTCATcgagaaaaatttttattgggcCCAGGAATGGTCAGGTCAGGCCTTTTCCAAGAGACTGAAATTGATTTCAGTTTCGAAACTCCAGTttcaaaatggaataaaatgCACAAATTGCTGCTGACTAAGCTTGCTAATAAGCATTGGGACGATTTCACCAGAAATGCACAACAATCACAGTTCCACGATGAATACCTACTGCAACTTTTTATATACTGAAGTTCCGAATTACTTTGAAGATAAAAACGCTCGTGACATGATCAACTTGATCTTTAAAGCAAGGTGCGGGCTTTTGAACTTAAATGCTAAAGTTTTTCGCGATGACACGGTGGGCATATGTACTCTATGTAATCAGGATGCGACAGAAAATACATTCCAATTCATTGGTGTGTGTCCCATCTTTAGAGGATACCGACAAAAACATCTTGGAAACGTCATACTAGACCGGCCAACATTCCTCAACATTTTGAACGGATTTTGCTACCCAAAActctatacatttttaaaagagtCGCTTAAATATCGTAGTTTAATAATAAACGAATTTAGTTAAAACTTTCTTAGCTTTGCTTCAATAtaattagtaaatttttttttgaacctgACAGacaacttaaaaacaaattattgtcAAACTTAATTTTGAATACCAGCTTAatcatgtttttgttaaaacttttttaaatggaaaataaaattatattatctatctatctatctatctatctatctatctatctatctatctatctattgtGGGGTTTTGTATACCTAAGtatacaaaaccaaaaaaaaaaaaaaaatgcgtttttaatGGACTTTAAGAAGTATATTCTATGAGtgatgaaaacattttaaaataaaaaaaatagttgtgaaatccaataaaagaaGCCTGAAAAAAAGTAGACTTACTTGAACAAATTATACTGCTCGAAACCTTTTAGAGATATCCAATCCTAAATAAAAgagagttttttcaattttaattcagtacaataaaataaaatcaatattatCGATACAAACTATTTTACTTTATGTTTTATTTGGGTTTTAATGATCTTTATTCTTGGATGTAATTAATGAAACACTAATTCATCTTTTTGTTACCCTACGTTTCGCTGGTTTTTTTCCAGCTtccttgggttttttttttttttttttatttgactaataTAACCAAAAATACAATTACAAATTAGATTCATAAGGTGCATATTTAAATTGTTGTTTAAGAACTTACTTTTAGTGGTGAAAATTAAATGTTAGtacatttttattgttatttgttggatttgaaaatttttaattaatgaatttaataaattaacatgaaaaaattacgaaaacttAGAGCTATTATCACACTTTATACTCACAGACTTTAATTTATGGTAACACTATATGCGCAGCTGATATTATCGATGTCTTCTTGATGGTTCatcatttaattttactttaaaatgatGGCATTTCTGTAgcaaaggatatttttttgtaaaatcatattaatcaaaaccaacattacgatgatggaggagtccgaaaaagtgggtttcacaattccgtccgtgcgtctgtgcgtctgtgcggttgtgcgtccatctgtacacatttctacagcctaaacgggtggacggattttcttcaaatttggtacagctgatttttatggaattgtgaaatttgtttgttttttttttttgggtcatTTAACATTGAGGGGCATTTTAGACATTTCTCTCTACGGAAAGTATGATTCTCGACAAAATATAGCTCAACAAACATAATGGCATATTTTTCCTTTAGAGCTCACTTGGGTAAAACACTTCAAATGTacctacttactacttactctCCTTAGCTTTTTGAGTATGACATATTTTTCACAAAGTTCTCACTTTTGCACAAGCAGTTTTCTTCGAGAACTCTGgttatctttttaaaaaaccctTAGATcttacatttattaaaaaaaaaagaagaaaattgaactttttgaaCATTCAAGTTTGTTCTTTCATTTagcgaaaaatcaattttgcaactaaacaaacaacaaaacaaataccGGACGTTAAAATTTTCAGTCGCTTGAGCggttataaaaatgaatttatccagaaatattttacattttgtatataaatattcCACAGTCCAATTCGGTATTAAAATTGAGCCGCTTTTtgtgaaattatttgaaaattgaagaatatttctattttaaaaactttatatgAGCTTTAAAAgttccaaatgctaaaaaaaaagttaccggatcaggattacaaaaaaaaaaaaaactttaaatcaagAATTCCGGCATTACCATTTCAGAACGAAGTAACCCAAAGCATTTATACTCAAAGCTTACAATCCATACAAATAAATTCGAGTTTTCAACCCTAACAAATCTCTAAACCATGTGGATACTATGCGCAGCATCCATGTatctataattaaaattttgtgcgCGACATAAAAACACTACCATCAGCATCTCCCTGCAGTACTTTCTATGTTCTGATTATTCAGTATAATTTGGAATTTCGCTGTCTTTAAGTCCCATCAATTATTATATCGGACAAACACTGCGAGTGACATATATTTCTCTTAAACACAGAGATAACCTTTTAGCTACCGTTatttcattgaattttgaattttcataattgtaatttatgttaatttaatcaaatttgtGTGTGATTACCATACTTTTGGAATacaaatttaagtaaaattaatttttttcaaatattattgaAACTTTAAGTGAAtgaatttatattgaaataaatcaaaCTGTCCGTTTTTTCTGCTCTTGCACCTAATCACGCACTAATTTAGTGTCATTGTCATTAGCTATAACGCCACTAATTACAAAAATCCAGCAATTAATCAAGCTTTGTCCTAGAGTCCGGTGTTCGTCGTTGTCGTCACCCATCaatgaaaaagcaaaaaaaaatccaatccaACGAAAATAATTTGCAGGGTCGACCAAAATAATTAGCACATCCCCCTGACatcggttaaaaaaaatataacaacatATAAAAGGGGTCGCGTTAACTTGCTAAgataaaataacaacaaaatacatttataattaaaccaataaaaaacaaattcattaaacgaaaacaaaaagtGCAATTATAAGTTTCAAACTTGACGACACACTGTGAATATCTAgaaatttaattgtatatttcaattaaattgttGTCTTcttgactttttcaaaaatttttgaaaaataaaaaaaaccatcaacaataataaaaaaaataataacgcaTTTCGAAAATGGCCATCGCAATTACAAGCTTTCCCAACATCATTATTGTAGTTTCAATAGCTCTTATTGGATTTACAATTACAAATGGCCTTAAGTGCTACATGTGCGGCCAATACAACGAGGGGGTGGGCTCGATTACACCATGCCTTAACTATTCGGACCGATACGCCCATCTCTACCTTAAGGAGTGCACAAAGTCATCCGAAAAATACTGTGTGGTAAGTTCAACTAGGTACTATACCAAATTAACATTTATATCTAGGACAGAGCGGCGCGGCGCGGCACGGCTGCGGCGCACAGCTTCCATATGAATCTTATGTAACCGCCTCAAGCAGGATAGATGAATCCTATATAAATTTCTCCACCATCTcccatccattttttttttggctatttCTTCAATTATTTTAGTATCATTATCATAccgtgtcgtcgtcgtcgtctcgTTGAAGGCTAAAACCAAAATAAGCTCTACTTAAGTCTTTGCTCGAAATTCAAAAGGATGCTCGTAAATTGTATACGTCACTCGTCGTCGGTCGCATAGTTTCTTATTTAACCTTCATTCGAAAGAATTTGCCGAATCTTATTCAAGCACAGCATCAATATAGCAGCTTTATTACTCTCAGCAGCTGGGTGCAAGTTGTTCTTGTTCTGGTTCTCTTTGGTTTTTGGGTGCAGTGTTTGTCGATGATGTTACTTGGTGATGTGATGAGATGTCGTCGTCAAGTGTTGTTGCTCATGGGACCGTAAACAAGGGAAGGATCGTGGGGGTTTAATTTCCCCATGGTACTTTAGATGTATGGACGAATtgttttcaaatagttttctagATActcgtaaattaaaattttgcgaatgcttaaaaaaaaatatattttcttattctttAACACTGATGTAAggtggtttatgaaaaaatatacaaaaagaaCTGGTTCTAAATGACTGCCTTGATGTATTCCAAGTAGATGGGTTTTAAACTAGTTGCAAAGGGAATGCTTTAATCTAGCTTAAAGTCCATTCCAATATGGTTTTTTACATTCAACTTAATAAAACGAATTTTTGGCCCACAtaaatagttcttttttttatggctACAAGGGCTATGCAATGATGTGAgacaaaaaaccgttttatgACTCATTACCTTTTGGTTTTATGAGCTTGAAAATAAAAGCCTCATTGTAGCACTTTCAGTTAGCGCTACAATGACTTATAAATCATTTACTACCCGTATACCCGCCCTAATCACAAAGCTGACACAAACACGGAGAAGaagaccacctaaaattaagcggatttctgcatggttttttgccaagataacttccatcttaaattaagcggatctCCACTTTATTTAAGGTGAAAATCTTCTTACTATCATAAAAATtagaagattttcatcttaaattaagtggattcccgcttaatttaagacggcaaaaaaaaaaacatgcataaatccgcttaattttaggtggtctttttctccgtgtaaaAACATATATAGTTAGAACACCATGGTTTGAAACAACTACATTAGATACCTTGCTCTTTGAAAATTGGCTTACGTGTGCAATTGTGCATTTTGTTTATGTAGGAAGCAGTATGCGAAGGAAGAGAGGTCAAAAGGTGGCTTCGAGGCCGCCTTGATaacgtttatttatttttttttttttggaattcttaaAAAAGTCGTATTTTTGAGTTACTTCAAAATAGCGGTATAGGTAATTGTATCAACAAAAaatccacatctgaacgttgaagttccggtttggaatttttgttcatATACATGCAACCGTAGCGCTTTCTGGTGTGGTTTTTCCTAAAAACTGttcaattatttgaaaaataatatacatatataggtcgtttcaaatcaaaagtcctgactcagagtttattttctcccttccaataaaatggagaacaaataaataaaaaactcaattttattggctcatagcgacaaatcaactcaaaaataacaacaaatcatgcttgtttgaatgaaaaaatgctagagaaaaaaattagcaaacgaaaaatctgaatttgtttatttatgatttctatggtgacgactccaaaataattgaaaaataaaaataagatatttactgcccaattatacaaatgaaaagatgtgaatagaattttaagttatgaattgctatgatataaactggacatttctggtccatcttcacctagtcctataacaatatctttggcaaagttatcccaactgccttcaaatgataaataattaaataattgtatgttttttgtattgtccgcggatatcgagtgatgcaagcccgggagacttgcctccgctttctgaggcttacccagtgaatctcacagacggatcaattaattaaaatagggatatcaagaactgttcttcattattttatagtaattttagaaaaagttcagctgcctcgtAAATGCTtacttccagtaagcgaatgagttttttttatttttgctcaattttccatgggacttttgatttgaaacgacctataataattgttttctttgaacaaattttcaaatatttttctacataatataataaattattattgacttcaaacaaaatCATCTCAGAAAACATTGGTAACTTAAAAAAAGAGTAGTGTCACTTTGttgctatttaaaaattttgttttttctcatcAAGGAAgtaatccattattctgcttttcgaAATTATCTGCATAAACTTAAGTTTTGTAATTGCCTGTTTAAcaattttcattcaattaacaAATTACGTAACACAGTatataaaaaaacctttaaaaaacacCAGCAAACAAgtatcaaataacaaaaaaggaaataacaaaatgaataaCATTCTCGTAATTTGTTATAGATGAAGACTCTTTTGGCAATGCATATTAATTGGGAATATCTCCGTTAGAATTGTAAActttacttcaaaattctgcaaatgaaaatataaaattttcaaaacaatttttctttgtcATTTGTAGAGTTTTAAAAtccagatttttgtttttacaaaattttttgaattttaattaaaaatgcagAGTTtcaaattttcagaattttaaaacacAGAATTATGGAATAAggaattttgaaatccgaatttatggcccatacagaattttCACATCAACCCGTTTTAAATTAGTTACTGTAAATAGCTCTTGATGTAGAAGAAGATGCTCTCGAAAGATTACCCAGAAACATTTTGTGATCAACCTTAGCAGTCAATGGTATATGGTACCATGAATTAAAGCCATATTCACATATTTACTATTTCAGAAAAGAAATATAGCCAATTTTTACCAGTAGGCTTTATTTCACTTCGGTTGAGTGAAATAAAGccaaattgatattaatttttacacaaaaaatttagctttGTTTCATAAAACAAACTGTATCGTTAAAAAAGAAACGgagtaaaaatggaaattgaagttttaattttttgaaaattactttataattttttctaaaacgaAACATTTGTCAGCTTCCAAAAGATTCttctaaaatttacaaaaactcaaattttgaTGTATCAAAACTGCTTTTGAAAGTTACTTGAAAAATAAGTGAGtgaacatttatttaagaatctttcgaaaattgacgcgtgtaatttttgaaaacttaataaAGAATTTTTCCAAGATTCACGCGAATTTTAGAAAACTACcttataaagttttaaaaaattaaaaactcgtcaattttcgaaaatttctgCATATAACAATATTTTCTTCACTAACAAAAAGGTTTTGAAAGTTACTTTACTACTtggttgaaaattgaaattaatgaaaAGGTAATGAAAAGgtaatctttaaaaattttccagaattttagaaaattacattttaagttttcaaaaatgaaacatACAGCATTTTTCGAGTGTgctgaaaacttaaaaaaaaaaaacaattttccaaTGCTCCCAGTTCGcatgaattttagaaaattactttaaaaggttttccaaaaattgtatAAGAAGGTATTTAAAAGAGAAGCAATTAAAATAATGAGAGAACAACAGTATGTGGATTTTGGCCCTGATAAGTGGTCgtaagtatttaaaaaatgggCCAAAAGTCCCAGAAATTTTGTGTGCACTTTTGATCCACTTGGGTGGTTTGGATGTCCATAATAGATTTTTGGTGTTATAACCCACACGAATGAGATATTCCCGTTTTATTCAATAAATCTGCTATGTACATTTTAAGCATTTTCCagtgtttttataaatattttgagtgtACTGAattcgaaatcaaaatttttcttcCAGCTCACATTTTCTAGATATTTGCGTTGTAAAATCTTTATAATCGATTTTTTGCTACATTCTAAGTATTTTTCTAATACATACCTGTATAACCCAAACTAGAGctgatagaaaaaaaactatggGCAGATTTGAAATCGGCCATGCCaaacttttaaattaataaatattactttttacaaaaaataaaaactagccATTCCCttcagcagtttttttttaactacgggCTTTTGAAAAGATTGTATATATTCGAGTGGTATTCTATAGAAAGGTTGTATCCTGGCATACCTACCTACCTGCTGTAAGGTTTTTTTCCTTCGATAAGATACATGTGAAAACGAATTACATGTTCTTTGCGCATTAAACTTGTAATGTGATGGTGTCGTTTCGCCGAAGtgtaagagagaaaaaaaagtaaaaagtattaACAGCTATTTAGACTCGACAAAATTAAGGACATTTTATGTGTTATTCATATACTCTCTATCCGATGAGTGCTGTTGggtgtaagtttttcttttacttGTATCTGGTTGCTTCGGATGGAGAggtggtagaaaaaaaaaggtgttttaaCGTAGGACCGTTTCTTTTTCGCTTATTTCGCTATATTATCTTCTCCTTATTCGCCTGATTCGTATAGCTTATCTAATGAAATATGGGTGGATGATGCCAAATTTATGCAAACGTTGAGGATGGTTGGTGTTatctaataaaaaattgatcatTGCAAACGAGGTAATGATTTATATAACTTGTGTCAACTATTCTTCTTCTAGgggaataattttatttttttttaacttttaagaaaaataatatacaaactaataaattaatgtttatttgAATAGCATCGTGAGCTTTGTTTTAAGGACTTGACAATTTTAAACATTGAACCAAACTGTCCGTGTCGAAACATTCATTAACAACGAAAAACTTTTACAAATACATAATTAAAATTGACTACGTAAATTCTGGGTAGGGTAATGCCAATTAACGCCATGTTGTGTTTCACGTCGGAAACTAGAGAAAACAATCCATTCATGGCATTCTTAAGGATAAGAATCGCTAAGACCACACTTGGATGAATAATCTTGATGTGCATTCTTataagataaaatttaattaagccACATAAAGAATTAAGAACACCTTCATCATTCGAAGTGAAGTATGTACGTTCTCGCTTTGTCTTTGAAGGTGTTGAAAGGCATTTCATCGAAGAGTCATCTTTAAGCGTAATTTTGGATCAACAAATCAACATCAACAAATTTGTATATGCTTCAAGAAAAAGAAACAcccttttactccaaaaatacaTGTATCTGGTGAAGTTTTCATGCCATTCCGTCCGTTGTGTCATTAATCCGTTTCGTTGATGAATCGTGTACCAGTTTCCCAAAGTTAATGCACCGTTGTCTTTTAATTTCAAGTTACACGTGTTCCTGCACTTTAAAAAGCGTTTGGCACTGACTTTAATAGACCCAATTTAAGACCCTATAATGACTAgcgtgttttttcttctttactcatacggccatattattcactagttaaaaaatacatctggatgtaaagaaattgaaatgccaaaaataaatcaaaatcactatcacacagagaaaaaatagtcatttttaactattttttaactattttcatagttaaattcgggataactattttggatttggatttatttttgacattttgacatccagatattttttttttaaactagtgaataatatggccgatAGAGTACTAGGACATGCTTGGGTTAGAGCAAACAAAATCCATCATTTAACTTTGAGGAAGCTTAAAATGCATAAACCCAAATATCCATTATTAGCCCTGTAGAGGAAATTCCAGTATTAAGAGCAAttgaatcggtgattgttaGAACAacataaatgaaattttaatttttcgtaggAGGGacaaaaattgtaggtattttAAATGAGATGGTCAAATTTACAACGCTTTGGCAATTTTTATAcacagtgccggtttaagcactaccggcgcccctgagcaagattgcaagtggcgcctctcaaaaaaaaaaattcattttaaaacaatttttttaaatcacgaaaaaaagcaat includes the following:
- the LOC129913524 gene encoding uncharacterized protein LOC129913524 — its product is MAIAITSFPNIIIVVSIALIGFTITNGLKCYMCGQYNEGVGSITPCLNYSDRYAHLYLKECTKSSEKYCVKYVSELSTVRDCATECAEKEIWETKTYCCTEEGCNGSTKSTSSSILLFFLTIVLTPIIFIRH